One genomic segment of Cellulophaga sp. HaHaR_3_176 includes these proteins:
- a CDS encoding DegT/DnrJ/EryC1/StrS aminotransferase family protein: MRKIQMVDLKGQYEAIKEQVNSSFATILENSSFINGPEVHGFQKDLESYLDVKHVIPCANGTDALQIAMMGLGLKPGDEVITADFTFAATVEVIALLQLTPVLVDVLPDTFNIDPKAIEKAITPKTKAIVPVHLFGQCANMDAILEIAAKHNLFVIEDNAQAIGANYKNNKDGKLKAGTIGHVAATSFFPSKNLGAYGDGGAIFTNDDELAHTLRGVVNHGMYERYHHDVVGVNSRLDSLQAAVLRAKLPLLDTYNSKRRDAARKYTKALKGIEGVITPETVNGCGEICDTCDCHVFHQYTLKITNGKRDALVKHLADKEIPCGVYYPIPLHKQKAYVDDRYNDSDFPVTNQLVQQVISLPMHTELDDEQIAYITDAIIGFIKN; this comes from the coding sequence ATGCGAAAAATTCAAATGGTTGATCTAAAAGGTCAATACGAAGCCATTAAAGAACAAGTAAACTCTTCATTTGCTACTATTTTAGAAAATTCATCTTTTATAAATGGACCAGAAGTTCATGGTTTTCAAAAAGATTTAGAGAGTTATTTAGATGTAAAACATGTTATCCCTTGTGCTAATGGTACCGATGCATTGCAGATTGCAATGATGGGTTTAGGTTTAAAGCCAGGAGATGAGGTTATTACTGCTGATTTTACTTTTGCGGCAACTGTAGAGGTGATTGCTTTGTTGCAATTAACACCAGTTTTAGTAGATGTTTTACCTGATACGTTTAATATAGATCCAAAAGCAATTGAAAAAGCAATTACACCAAAAACAAAAGCAATTGTGCCTGTTCATTTATTCGGGCAGTGTGCAAATATGGATGCTATATTAGAAATAGCAGCGAAACATAACTTATTTGTAATTGAAGATAATGCACAAGCAATTGGAGCAAATTATAAAAATAATAAAGACGGAAAATTGAAAGCAGGTACCATAGGTCATGTAGCGGCTACATCATTTTTTCCTTCAAAAAATTTAGGAGCTTACGGAGATGGAGGTGCTATTTTTACTAATGATGATGAGCTTGCACACACATTAAGAGGTGTTGTTAATCACGGAATGTATGAGCGTTACCATCATGATGTTGTTGGTGTAAACTCTCGTTTAGATAGTTTGCAGGCAGCAGTGCTTAGGGCTAAATTGCCACTATTAGATACTTATAATAGTAAGCGAAGAGATGCTGCTCGTAAATACACAAAAGCTTTAAAGGGTATTGAGGGTGTTATTACGCCAGAAACAGTAAATGGCTGTGGTGAAATTTGCGATACTTGTGATTGCCATGTTTTTCATCAATACACATTAAAGATTACAAATGGAAAAAGAGATGCATTAGTAAAGCATTTAGCGGATAAAGAAATTCCATGTGGTGTTTATTATCCTATTCCTTTACATAAACAAAAGGCATATGTGGATGATCGATACAATGACAGCGATTTTCCTGTTACAAATCAATTAGTTCAGCAAGTTATTTCATTACCAATGCATACGGAATTAGATGATGAGCAGATTGCCTATATTACAGATGCTATTATCGGTTTTATTAAAAATTAG